A region from the Rosa rugosa chromosome 6, drRosRugo1.1, whole genome shotgun sequence genome encodes:
- the LOC133713538 gene encoding uncharacterized protein LOC133713538, giving the protein MEQYQDGVVRMKGGGTSGSGQEVESWGTWEELLLACAVKRHGVKDWESVAMEVQGKTSLPQLHTTAYNCKRKYQDLQRRFHQSHDDQDPIPWLHHLKDLRLAQLRQDLHRYDVSILSLQLKVKKLEEEEKDDDPKPDLEEPDSKGRTRTRSEEDDKKTPDEPDRFKHENQSVNGSNSTCSKTHEHEHGEDHNHKKSPTEPDPLPAGSAQPSKGHSDSDDDDSDKGSCETVAKKRRRRERGAAASRESGSSEAQSSASLTRKRRRKLELEDQPDEPVLGKSQPLAAILQMIRAHQHGSLFQRRLPSQESDKYTSMVRQHVDLETIQTKLQKDSYSTLTFYRDLLLLFSNAVVFFPKSSTESVAAHQLRRLVLNEMKKRNLITRPDPSSGPSDSLPSQTTIPTDSLLAKHKSTAPIIVCRKRSSISSKPSTIARKASTTTDHPAAEAPAAFDIKPPNNSKKTSNLNNVDEDNGSKEKPVTGTRSSRRTTTTHHHDNNAGASSTKKKIASPAETPKAGKKRKTPEPATPSDKKRSGAAAAAADFLKRIKRNSPAQQKLKLKGGTGSSTSTRGAEQKKRGGNKADKVKGRVSRQSGGENKKQVKEESSPSKRSIGRPSKRAAETAAAANVVSPKRSRENGGKQQQQQEASKRPKKRSRR; this is encoded by the exons ATGGAACAATATCAAGACGGAGTCGTAAGGATGAAAGGTGGCGGCACTAGTGGTAGTGGACAAGAGGTTGAGTCGTGGGGGACGTGGGAGGAGCTCTTGCTAGCATGCGCGGTGAAGCGTCACGGCGTCAAGGACTGGGAGTCGGTGGCCATGGAAGTCCAAGGCAAGACCTCTCTCCCGCAACTCCACACCACCGCCTACAACTGCAAGCGAAAGTATCAGGATCTCCAACGCCGATTCCACCAAAGCCATGACGACCAGGATCCTATCCCTTGGCTCCACCACCTCAAAGACCTACGCCTCGCTCAGCTTCGTCAGGACCTCCATCGCTACGACGTCTCTATCCT GTCGTTGCAGTTGAAGGTGAAGAAgttagaggaagaagagaaagacGACGACCCCAAACCAGATCTGGAGGAACCGGACTCCAAGGGACGCACCCGCACCAGATCAGAAGAAGACGACAAAAAAACACCGGACGAACCGGACCGGTTCAAACACGAGAACCAGTCGGTGAACGGCTCCAATTCCACCTGCTCCAAAACCCACGAGCACGAGCACGGGGAGGACCACAATCATAAAAAGTCTCCGACTGAACCGGACCCGCTCCCGGCCGGTTCGGCTCAACCCTCCAAAGGCCACTCGGACTCCGACGACGACGACTCGGATAAAGGAAGCTGTGAAACCGTCGCCAAGAAGCGCCGGCGGCGAGAGAGAGGCGCGGCGGCGTCGCGTGAGTCGGGGAGTAGTGAGGCGCAGAGTTCGGCGAGCTTGACGCGGAAACGACGTCGTAAATTGGAATTGGAAGACCAGCCTGACGAACCAGTATTGGGGAAATCACAGCCGTTGGCTGCCATTCTGCAGATGATCCGAGCGCATCAGCATGGCTCATTGTTCCAGCGACGGCTTCCAAGCCAG GAAAGTGACAAGTATACGAGTATGGTCCGGCAGCATGTGGACCTAGAGACGATACAAACAAAGCTCCAAAAGGATTCCTATTCCACGCTCACATTCTACCGGGATCTCCTTCTCCTCTTCTCCAACGCCGTCGTTTTCTTCCCCAAATCCTCAACTGAATCCGTCGCTGCCCACCAACTCCGACGCCTTGTCTTGAACGAAATGAAGAAGAGAAATCTAATCACCAGGCCCGACCCTTCATCTGGGCCGTCAGACTCATTGCCCTCCCAAACAACGATTCCAACAGACTCGTTGCTTGCCAAACACAAGTCAACAGCACCCATTATTGTCTGCCGCAAACGAAGCTCAATCTCATCAAAGCCTTCTACCATTGCTCGTAAGGCTAGTACTACCACTGATCACCCAGCAGCAGAAGCGCCAGCGGCTTTTGATATTAAACCACCCAATAACAGTAAGAAGACCTCTAACTTAAACAATGTAGATGAAGATAATGGATCAAAAGAGAAACCTGTAACTGGAACCAGAAGCTCAAGAAGGACGACAACTACTCATCATCACGACAATAATGCTGGCGCTTCCTCCACCAAGAAAAAAATTGCAAGCCCTGCGGAAACTCCCAAAGCAGGTAAGAAGAGGAAAACCCCTGAGCCAGCGACACCATCAGACAAAAAGAGAAGTGGAGCAGCAGCAGCGGCAGCCGATTTCCTGAAAAGAATAAAGCGTAATTCTCCTGCgcagcagaaattgaaattgaaaggtGGGACTGGCTCTAGTACAAGTACTAGAGGTGCAGAGCAGAAGAAGAGGGGAGGTAATAAGGCTGACAAGGTTAAAGGAAGGGTGTCAAGGCAAAGTGGTGGTGAAAATAAGAAACAAGTGAAAGAAGAAAGCAGTCCATCCAAGCGAAGCATAGGAAGACCGTCCAAGAGGGCAGCTGAGACAGCAGCGGCTGCCAATGTAGTTTCACCGAAGCGATCAAGGGAAAATGGGgggaagcagcagcagcagcaagaaGCTTCTAAGCGGCCCAAAAAACGATCCCGAAGGTAA
- the LOC133713539 gene encoding protein EMSY-LIKE 3, producing the protein MEHEPYDSSGTDDDLPPSHQNRISRGGRVAGNGRSAVGSAPYSRMYGETGMEAQIHQLEKEAYSSVLRAFKAQADQITWEKESVITELRKELRLSNEEHRELLGRVNADDVLQRIREWRQGGGVQTGMLGTVQAVHDPLPSPTVSASRKKQKTTQSIHSQSFVGPSPPFLPQPSTTSHQPSSSNVKRGSVPVPAPVAKGKKHKSGQILPGASSIKPHPSSGRGQVSNRVSSGAIRKEPVEGATLNPFIGKRVRTRWPEDNSFYEAVITDYNAAKGLHVLVYDINSADESWEWVNLSEISPEDIQWVDEDPGISQRGGYGGSGHGMNRSVGRDSVPVSGRGRGIRKGQSRKDLLPSQNGIGKKAPDDIQLLHTDTLIKEVERVFGANHPDPVEIDKAKKVLKDHEQALIDAIAKLTDISDGESAEGGHQFLRGQPMD; encoded by the exons ATGGAGCACGAGCCATACGATAGCAGCG GAACTGATGACGATCTTCCTCCATCACATCAAAATAGAATTTCTAGAGGGGGTCGTGTTGCAGGGAATGGAAGATCTGCTGTGGGTTCTGCCCCATATTCTAGGATGTATGGTGAAACTGGCATGGAAGCACAAATTCATCAGCTTGAAAAAGAAGCATACAGTTCAGTTCTAAGAGCCTTTAAAGCTCAAGCTGATCAAATTACTTGG GAAAAGGAAAGTGTGATAACAGAACTTAGAAAGGAGTTGAGGTTATCGAATGAGGAGCACAGAGAACTTCTGGGACGGGTTAATGCAGATGATGTCCTGCAGAGGATAAG GGAGTGGAGACAGGGAGGTGGGGTTCAAACAGGCATGCTCGGTACTGTTCAAGCTGTCCATGATCCGTTGCCCAGTCCTACTGTTTCTGCATCTCGGAAGAAACAGAAGACTACACAATCAATACATTCGCAATCCTTTGTTGGACCATCACCACCATTTCTTCCACAGCCATCAACCACATCCCACCAGCCATCTTCATCCAATGTAAAGAGAGGATCTGTCCCAGTCCCAGCCCCAGTAGCCAAGGGCAAGAAACATAAATCT GGTCAAATTTTACCTGGTGCTTCTTCAATAAAGCCGCACCCTTCTTCAGGAAGGGGTCAAGTTTCTAATAGAGTCTCATCTGGTGCAATTAGGAAAGAGCCTGTGGAAGGAGCGACACTTAATCCTTTCATTGGGAAAAGAGTTAGGACTAGGTGGCCGGAGGACAACAGCTTTTATGAAGCTGTTATAACGGACTATAATGCAGCTAAG GGATTACATGTACTAGTCTACGATATTAATTCTGCTGACGAATCGTGGGAATGGGTTAATCTATCAGAG ATATCTCCTGAGGATATTCAATGGGTAGATGAAGATCCTGGTATCTCTCAACGTGGGGGTTATGGTGGATCAGGTCATGGGATGAATAGATCTGTAGGCCGTGATAGTGTTCCAGTTTCTGGAAGAGGTAGAGGAATCCGAAAGGGTCAATCAAGAAAAGATCTTCTGCCATCACAGAATGGCATCGGAAAGAAGGCGCCAGATGATATACAGTTACTTCACACTGATACTTTAATTAAGGAG gtagagagagtctttgGTGCAAATCATCCAGACCCTGTTGAAATTGATAAAGCAAAGAAAGTTTTGAAA GATCATGAGCAAGCACTTATTGATGCAATTGCAAAGCTCACTGATATTTCTGACGGTGAAAGCG CTGAGGGTGGCCACCAGTTCTTACGTGGGCAACCAATGGATTGA